A window of Opisthocomus hoazin isolate bOpiHoa1 chromosome 3, bOpiHoa1.hap1, whole genome shotgun sequence genomic DNA:
TTCAGAGCAGGCATCGTGTTACATACTACGCTTTTTAAAAGCAACACCACCACTGCCAAAGTGTCTCTACCCTTAGAGGCTTCTCACGTATCGTGTAGCCTTTTTGCTGTCAAATTCCATTGGCGAGCAAATAGTTCAGTTCCTGCTAGGGCTGATGTCACTGAACTGCGTGCGTTTAGGATGCGCGGTGCTATATTCACTTCATTTTTGAAACAGATAGGTAGATACATGTATAAAGAGAATGGatcaaaggcattttttttccttaataatttGAGTGTCTCTTTCCTCTGTTTTAGTCAAATATACGAGAGTAGTTTATAAATTAGTTGAGCTGGAGCTGCCAGACTTGGCTGTATATCTGAGCAGTCTGGATGGGAAGCCGTTGCGACTGATATTGTCCTCAAGCAGCTGATCGTCAGAGCATTTCCTTCCCCTACCCAAACCAGCAAAATGACCACATCCAGCAGGCAGAGCTCTTCTACGTCTATGGTCAACAACTTGGCCAGAATATTTGATCCAAATGCTTTGCAAAACCAAGGGCCTGATAATGGAATGGAACCCCCCCAAATTCTTCGTGTTGCAGGCAATGATGTCAGCACATCTGAAAGTTTTAACATCATGGATATGAAGTTTGCCTCCCTCGAACAGAAAATAGATAAGCTGTTCACTCTGCAAGACAATGTCCTTAAGAAGCTTAACAGTGTTTCCCAAGATGTCTGTTGCATTGAAAAAGACATGGAGATCGTAAAGGCAGAAACATCTGAACCTGGATCAAGGATGGAAAGAAATAAAGATCTGAGAAGCAGTGAAATGAAGAGGCTTTGCcttaaaatggaaaaatctcTTTCTGATATAAACAGGAATGCAGAGCGGCAGGTTAAAAGACTAGATGGACTGGAACAAAGCGTTTCTGGAATACAGAAGCTCGTAGGGTCTCTGGTTGAAAAGGTTAAAACATTAGTAATTCATAATTCAAGTGTAAAACACCATGTTCAAAAACGTAAACTTTGCAAGGCAGGTGTTTATACAAAAGAAGCTGGACATCTCTTTAGGATGCACGTTTTCTCGGAGGCAACAGCTGAAGCCCTGCTCAAGAAGAAGAGTGACAAGGTGAGCCCAGGTTTGTGTTTCGTCTTATCAGGAATCTTTGCAAGCTACGGAGATGTTCTGCTATATGCTgagctttttcatttctttaacatTTAAGAGAGAGCAACCAATATGCTCTAAAAATGAAAAGTATTAGAACAAACTGAGCAAGTTTCAGTGGCAAAGATACCGAAAATCTGCTGAGTGATAaataccttcctttttttctgatgatTTCTTTACAGTTGTAAAACATAACTAGGGGTCCCTGATATGGGTGACAAAGATTAACAGAGACTTCAGGAGGCTTGGGTCCTGGCCGTacattttgttgttcttctctgCATTTATAATTATCTAGAAGAATCAAGTTGCAGCAGTCATGTTATATGCAGTGGGGTCTAGAGCTTAGCGAAACTGGTAAAAATCCTTCTTGGGTCAGGGCACGTACATGTGTATGTCCTTTATTTCAAAGAACAACTTAAGTGTGCTGTTCCAATCTGGTATTTCTGCTGACattgggaggggagggggggggacttCTAAACTGGGATCTGAGGTAGGGTTACTGTAACTGGAGCTGTGGCTTGTGTAAACTTCCTTGGGGGGAAAAATGCCTGTGTCACTGTAACGGGAGTTTCATCGTGTTCTTTACAGGTCGGATTAAAAGACCACAAAAATCTCTTGAATGGCTCAATTGATTATAACAGGCTCTTGTAAGGTAGTTTGactattcttttttttggtgAAGAAGCCCAGTAGCTTTAgaaaattaaggatttttttctgacaaagtgAGTTAATATTTAATTAACCTACAGTGAACCAAAAAGGTTGCCTTTCGtattctttcctgctttttttgttttgtccaaAAAAGTTACATACAGGCTTTGCTTTTTGATACATTTAAAGAGTAATTCTTGAGTTGGTTTTTCTAAAGTTTTTTTGAGCAGGAAAAACATCGTGTGAAGGTGTTAATGGAAATGGCATTCTTTGAAAAAAGAAGCACCCAGTATTACTGGTCAGCAATCCAAGTGCTTTTCAGCTTAGTTGCtgttaggcagccccgcttctcAGGTAGATGAGAAGTGTTTGAACCATTGCAGGAAGCTATAAAAACAGTGGTCAGTGCTGAGCAGCGGCAGAGGAGCATCTTGTAAAGCTCTGTCAGCTGAACTGGCTGATCGGCCACCGTGTAAGAGCATAAAATGTGCAGCCCTGTTCCCAGAGCATCATTAACTGTAGGGAAAAGTTGCTGCTCTGTCAAGAGACTGACAGCAAAAGTGGTTTTTACAGGCCCTTCTGGAACATCAGGTTGGACTGGTTTCAACAAAGGATTTTTAGGAAgagaaaagttttcttcttttgtaccATTATTTTGATGAGAAAAGATTGCGTATTTTGAGCATCTGAGTTTAGGGCTTCTTTTACTTTTCAAAACCTCAATGAAAAGATCTGCTGTAAAAGCCCCATCGTAGTGACGCTCGCAGGTCATCTCTGTGTTGCTGCCATCACTGCAGTTTGTGCTAGAGCTCTACCTGTCTCGGTGAAATTACATATTCATCTAAACTGTTCATAAATATAAACTGAATCAGGCCTGGGATGTTAACGAactggcagcagctcctggagacCTGAGTAGGTGCGAGGCTCCCTGCGCTAGAAACGCAGGGTGAGAGAAAGGAGGGGACCGTGCGGGCGTTGCTGGTGGGTCTGTGGGAGCTGGTGGGTGTAGTGGAAGGGGCAGGTCAGCGGAGGAGGTCGTGCTCCCGGCAGGCAAGAGGAGAACCGGGATGGCGGAGACGCAGGTGTCCGGTGGAGAGTTCAGAGCTACAAAGCACCTGGAAGCAGAGGGTGGGGGGCTTAAATGTGGTGAAAACAGAGGCAGCCGACCACCAAAGACCTGGAGAGGGAAGGGGTGAGCGGAGTCGGTGTCTttttccaacagcagctccatttgTAAGCCCCCCACTGATTCATTTGTGTTTAGGCAGACTCTCGGCGATGCTGAGTGGATTTGGTAGGCGCTTGTCTAGCATGAGGGCTAAGGAAAGGCGGCATGAGCACGTCTGGAACCACGCTGGTGATATTACATTgttaatattttgtttgttttgtgagaTAGCATACATATGTTAGCTTGTCGTTACTTTCCTCTCTGTACGTTTGATTTATTATCAAGGACCATCATAAAATTATCAAGCTATCCTGTGAACAACAGCTGGCTTTAGTAAACACTTAGTCAGCTTGGGTTTAAGTAAAACCAGACTAGAATTCAGCCCTGCATTAAGAATAATAGAATATGGTATGATATCCTTCAGCAGAGACTGCTGAGCTTGGCTGTCAGTTAATAAGAGCCACCATTTACCAGCGTTGAGGACTCTCCTCTACCTGAGAGGGTAGGAGCAGCATCTCTGAGCAAGTTAGTGAAAAGAGTGGTCCGTGAGACACTGTGACGCTGGTTGCTTGTGCCTCTGCCTGCCATGTATTCAAACTGGATTTACAAATGAGGTTTTAAATTACTGtgacaaaagtaaaaaaaccccaaaggaatAGAGAAATAGGGGATCTCATCCTTGCAGAGTTTTACACCTGAAATGTACCACTGATACCTGGTGGCATAGCAGTGAACAGACCTGCCTGATTATGCAGAAATCAATCCTTGGTTCTATTAACACAATCCTTATCACTGTCTCTAGTCCCCAGCTAATGACAATTTTGAACAATGCTGACCCTGCAGAAATGCTGGCCCCCCAGGCAGCAAGGCCAACATCTCTTTTGTCCTAGGTGGACTCCATATGGCAACACTGAGCAACCCTGCAATCACTTTAGACATACACAGCCCTATTCTGTTTCCTTATGGCTGTGGGCCAGGTAATCCATTCACTACAGTTAATCTGCTTTTCTGCACTGCTGGAGATGGTCAGATATTTTGGATGATGTGCCTGTTTGTCATCCACTCTGCCCCAGCTACAAGCAAATGCAACCTCGTAGTTCTAATGGCTGAACTGTCTGACAAATACTTGGGTGTCCCCAGCTTGGTTCTGCAAAATAATCCAATCATTCTTAATTACTAATAGGTGGTGCAGTAGGTGGCCATGGATACATCTGGATAAGGCAGTGGATTGTCTTTACATACTGCTTAATCACCTACCTTCCCATGCTTCCCTCTTCAGAGACGTGCTGCTCTTTGCTTTATTAATTGTAGGATTGTTTTATAATTTTTCCTAACTGGCTTGTTTTACAGAACTGGATTAAGTCAAGAGCAGTGAAAAGGCAGAGCAAAagtgagggaagagggggaatGGGAAAGAGGTAAAGAGGGGCTGATAAGCAGCTGGGGTGTGTAATCTCTCTTctggcttcagcagcagctggaacaGTTTCCAGTTCACAGGCTCCACAGGGACTTGTTGTGCTCTGCAAAATACAGGGATCGCTCTCCTCTGAAGCAAAATTTCTGCTTTCCTGCCTTTTACTGCCATCCTGAAATACCTCCGCTGCCTCATACAGGAGGTTAGTTCATTGCTGCTTTGGGTTGGAGTTACGATATTGTGTAGCCTGCAGACACTTCGTGCTTTGTCAGTGCTGCCAAATGTCTCCCAGCCGTTTTCCAGCGAGTGCAGCGTGACCCTATCACCACGCGGCTGAGAGGAGTAGCATGTATTACTTGTCATTTTAAGTTATTTTCTCACTACTACCGCCCAGGGAAATCAGCAGTTCTACGGTAACGGTCTTTAAGAGTCTTGAGGTTTTCCTCAAATTCACCTTTTTAAGTAGTCCGTGATAATCCTGTTGCAAAATGACCCTGTAACTCCATTTTCAGTCTGATTCCTTCCACTTATTAAAAAAGGGAGTAAAATAATACTTCACTTATTTCCTCCAAATTAAACAGTTTAGAGATTCTATGCTATTAACCTGCAAATACTCACCTGGAGAGTCAGAAAATCCCTTTTGTTGCCATCGTAAAACGATGCTGAACTTGCTGCAGTTGCCTGCAGGTTGCTGTAACTTCAGTCTCCTGCCATCTCTGCAGGCTTTGCCACAGGACTAATAACTATTGGCAGTTTCAGGCTGTTCCCCACCCTGAAAACACCCCAGCAGTGGGAGCTGTGCTTTCTGGTTGAACCCTCCGTCCCTCCTGCGCAGGTATCGCGCCGCAGTTGTAGCTCACTGGCTGCTTTAGCAGGAGTCTGCAATGAAACTGCTGCTTGCCACGTGTGTTTTAAGATCCGTTCAGACTCATTTCTGTAACCATTCTTCTGACTCCTTCATTTGGCCTACAAACACTAACGGGTCCCTTATGCATTATTTAAATTCTCTCCAGATTGGCCGTGTTCTGCGAATTTTTAATATTCCAGCCAAATAGGCAGGAAttgttgaactttttttttttttttttttcatctgtctgcAAGGCTTTCTGCTGTCCTCGGTGCTTTTGGGGGTAGAGGCTTTCTGCAGAGCCTCAGCAAATGGGTTGCTCGCTGCTTGGGTGATGCAGCCAGTCAGCGCCTTCAGCTGTCCTTAGACTGGGgaattccttccttctcctcaaGACTGATGCCTTTACCTAAATACGTACTCGGTAGAGCCACTCCAGTTTTTGACTGAGCTGTAGTATACTGGAGTTATAATTCTCTCTCTGACTTTGTCTGTCTATAGAACCAGTATGTTCTCTCCAGACAAGacattttcatcttgttttgCTGCATTTTCTCCCTTACTGACAGCCATAGGAGGTTTTTCATGCCCTTCAAATTCAGAATGCTGTTGAATTTTGCTTTAATGTAGCCCCTGAAGTTGCTGTCTGCTCTACAACGTTACCTGGGTGGGATCGTGCCCTGGGCACTGTTGTTGTGGTCTGGCTCTCTCGACAACTCTGAGGAATGTGTGGAATCAGAGCAGGCACAGCTGATTTCTAAATACCCCTTTGGGTGGCTTATGGGCATGGCATTGATACCTGCATGTTACAGTGACTGTTTTGGGAATCCATTACAATTCCTTTGCAAAACCAGAGAGACCTCATGATAAAGATGGAGAGGTAACTCGTAAATGCAGGAGAGCAAGACAAGGCAGGTCATCAGAGAGCAGTCCTGTAAAAGCAGGAGCTTCCTCGAAGAGGCGAGACAGTGGTAGGTGGGATTTGCTCAGGCAAGAGGTCTTCACCCACTCCAGCCATCTAAAATCCACCTTTAGTAATCAGACATCCTAGCCATCTAGTCAGTTTTCAGGTGATGACTCCTCTCAGCCCCTTTCAGAAGTCAGAGACATCTGCCAGTAGTAAGGTACCGTGGTTGAATGCCTCCTCTGGTAGACTAAAAGTGGAGTCTCCACCACACTGGGTTTTGGTGACAAGGGTAGCCGCTCTGGAATGCAATTAATTTGGTGCCATCCTGGCAGCGCCTTGGGTTTTGCACACATGTGCACCGGTAAGGAGGAGTGGTGAtggctggctgggcagcagccccagcagagtCTCAGAGGAGTCCCACCACGTTCCATTCGCTGGGTGCTGCCTGCATGGTGAGGTGCCACAGGAGAAGGTCTGGCTATAAAGAGGAAGCaaagacatcacagaatcacagcatggtcggggttggaagggacctctgtgggtcacccagtccaaacccctgccgaagcagggtcacccagagcaggctgcacaggaccttgtccaggcgggtcttgaatatctccagagaaggagactccacagcctccctgggcagcctgggccagggctccgtcaccctcagagggaagaagttcttccttgtgttcagatggaacttcctctgcttcagtttgtgcccattgccaatACATAGAAATTCTCTTTTATTTCCTAGTGGTGGAATCACGATTGTCATGGCTCAGAGGTGGTTTCTGTGTGTGACTGAAAGATACTTGTGACTTGGTTTTGGTTTATACAGAAGAATGCTTTCTTTATCTCGTTTAAGAGCATGGAAGAGTCAAACTCTTTGCCTGAAGGTGCCGGCAGTTTGTGTAGTGCCGCAAAAAACAACGGCATGGAAGCAGATCTACCGCCTGCCATTAAAAGCAGAATTCCCATTTTGTATCGTTTGTAAGTTTGTATCATAAATACATTTGTTGAATATTTTATATtgctgatggggaaaaaagggtGTGTATTGCAGAGGAACACGAAAGGGAAGGAGCGGATGGATTCCAGCTCTGGGGGATAGCACAGGAGGCATCGCCGTGCATGCTGTTGCCCCAAGGTTCTCTGTCGTGTGTGATCCGTTCTCCCAGGTACCGATGTGGAGATACTGGGAGCATCCACAGTGCTCAGGTGGGAAAGCTCAGGGCTGATTTCTGGCTGTCACTGAAATGAATTTGTGGCGAAGCTCAAATAACTCAACCATACGGATAAATGGGTGGTCATCAGGTCTTACCCAAAACCAGGATGTCTTGCCATAATAAATAAATACTCTGCAAAGTATCTTAAGAACTTGACAAAGAGACACTGAGTGAGAAATGTCATTTAGGGATATGCAAAGTTTTGTGTCTTGGTATCGACTGGCTGAAGTTGAGAATAATGTCTTTACACCAAATGAAAGGTGATGGGATGATAAAGGACCTCTAACTcaaaggctggggctgcttcatgAGGCCATTCATTACAAAAATTTTtgcagtagggaaaaaaaaatcaagtgagtTTTATtaggtgaataaaaaaaaattgaaagttaGCTAGGAAAACATTCCAAGGGTAGAACTGCTACAGTATAAAGAAGGAATTTAACGAAGTACAGCTCATTAAAAAGGAGTCAGATGTCtataaaaaacattaatttctctCTGTATTTGAAATCTCTGTtaaaatatattatatttatGTAATTGCTTATTGCTTAATTTCTGCAAGGTTCTAAAGtctaatttaaataatttcaaaaagtgggtttttttccattggtCTATACTGGAGTTTTAGCCTCTGGACTATCTTGCATTATTCTGTTATCATCACGTGGGCTTTTATTATGTGTCTATTACTTGGGTTCTAGCAATACCCTGTGTGAAAGAATATCTTTAAGtcaggaaaatgtatttttgaagacaAATACCAAGTTGTGTAAGTACAGACACCTTTTTGCTTTGGTATATTTTACAGGGTCGTAATGCAAAGTTTCAGATTTAACCTTTTGtggaattaaaatgaaaactttgtTGGAAGCTTTTGCCTTGTATGAATAGGGAAAATGACTGTAGTGCTGTTAACCTCATTGCACATATCCAAGTCAgtaaagaaaggggggaaaaataaggTGGAGGCATAGTTCCCGCTAAGAAATATTGATTCTTATAATTTTAGAAACTACTGACTGGAAAAAGTCACGTCACCAAAGTTCAGGAAGAAGaacacttaaataaataaaatcccattagggttaaaaaaaccctcaagaaacCACTGTTAACAGGCTGCAGGACGAGGCGTGTTACAACGAATAGTCAGGTGGGATGGCTGCCATTAACAACACCTTTTGGATCAGATTTTGGGAAGAGCGTGACCACCTTGGGTGCTCACAGGCTGTGGGCGCTGGGAGCAGCTGGCTCCACGGCCAGGGGTCGGACATCACGGGGGCACGCGCCCCTGACAGACTGCAGGGAGGGTCCTCgtgcctcccgccgccgggctggCAGGGATGCGTGGCCTTCTGTCAGCTCTAGGGAACCTGTCACCATCCCACACTTTCTGGGGAAGAAATAATGAATGAAAGGTAGTGTTGTTATTGCCGTGTCAAGACGTGACAAGTTGAAATCACGTGTTGCTACAAATGGCAAAACATGGAGAAAACGGAGATGCTCATGTGTAGGCTACTCGTGTGCCTATGAACAGTCCAATATGTTGTCCTTATATTTGTGTTTATTATTCTGGTGCACTACTAACTGTATATTTATTGCAAATATCTACATTTATTGATTCTGAAGGATATCAGTaaacgaatcacagaatcacagaatggtcggggttggaagggacctctgtgggtcatctagtccaaccccctgcccaagcagggtcacccagagcaggctgcacaggaccttgtccaggcaggtctggaatatctccagagaaggagactccacagcctccctgggcagcctgggccagggctccttcaccctcagagggaagaagttcttcctcgggttcagctggagcttcctctgcttcagtttgtgcccattgccccttgtcctgtcgctgggcaccactggaaagagtctggccccatcctcctgacacccaccctgcagatatttataaacatttattaggtcccctcacagccttctcttctccaggctgaacaagccccaaatgtttcatttgtattttttttcctcatttaaattaGCGTGagctcctcatctgctgttaaaGTGTAAGAGATCAGAAATGATGCTTGAATAAACGCTGTAGTAATTTATGTAACGCCCTGGCAGTTTCAGAGATTCGGCATCGTCCAGTGTTCCATTAGACGGGTTTTCAAAAGCTGGCTTCTGTATTTCACACCTGCAAGCTACAGCAATATTTAGGAGGAAGTGCTGTGTGCCTGCAATGAATTCTGAATGCAGAGGTGAAGTCTGGCCCCATGCATCAAAGAGCTTGGAGGCCGTTTCTCCGGTTATTTGCTCAGCTGACTGTATCTGATCCGAGCTGATGTCCTCAGCAGTACGGTGAGGTTGACATACTTACAGGAACCCGAGTGCATTACTAATTGCGGTCACATTTCAGCATGAAGAAGTCTGAggcttttccctgcttttttcagtgcttttcagcattgaaaaaaaccccagaatgaGCGTTGGTTGATTCCCTGTTCTCCATCTGGAATTGTGACATTTATATTTAAGTTCTGTGTGAACAAGGCTCCAATTTATGTTTCAAAGGTACCCACCTAGCTGTATTTAggcctttttctttttgcagcttGCAGCTTCCTGGGGCCAACTGCATCCCAAATGGTTGTCAGTCTCAGTTCTTCTGCTCATGTTGCAGTTTCTTTGTCCCTTGCAGATCAAGATTTTCTGAAGAAGTCCTGCTGAAATCCTTTCATGCAGTTTCCTGCAGTTTTTCTCAACTCTTTTTCCTTCTCGTGGACTTTCCTTTCCCTTGGATTCTGTCCATAGCAGATACACATTGCTTTAATTTTGTGCCTATTTTCTCTATAGCCTGATgaaattaaaacagcaaaaaaaatcacttaataaATGCAGAGGGCTTACAAGAACAAATGTTTAGTAATAGGACTGATTCATGCCCAGAGTACAATATGAATAAGCTGTGGGACTGCTTGCATGATTAAGACATCCAAAATTAAGTGCCTGGCTCTGTATATTTTGTTGAAATATGTATTACACTGCTTCAGCTGGTAGCTCAAAGACCAAAAGTAGTCCCTCTGGAAAATATTTGGAGATATCTGCTTTTTTCACACCCTGTGGATCTGTTACTAATAATGACAGTGCCAGTTTCACAGCACTGTGAGAGGAAGAAGGCAAGAGGAAAAGGAGCATCGAGTAACAGCAGACACCATGGTTTACTGTGGTCAGCATCCTACTACAGGCCGAGGAGTGGCTGGTGAAAAACCACACTGAGCAAGCGGCGTAGGAATAGGAGTCCATAGCCGTAAAGGTAACAGTAAAAGCAGAGGTTTTATGAGGAGCTGGCTCTAGATGTCACTGTAACATCGTAAAATGGAGATTAGAGAACCTACAAAGCTGGCATTATGGTTTAAATGCTCGGATTCCTGGTAACTGTTTCGGTCAGCCTGTAATAAATTACTGGATCATTAAAAATCCTGTTACCAGACGTTGATTAACAGCAAAAAGCTTTTTGAAATCTTTCAGTAAGACTGTTACTGAACATTTTACTAGAATATTAAATATTCCTAGCTTTGGTTTACACTAACCTGTCCTTTAATAGCAACAGCTAGTGCAGGGCAACAGCTCATTTctggatgtttttttttctttcagtcccTGAGGCTTGATCTTGATCTTTTCTGGGCTGTGTTTATTCCAACACAGATGTTGATTACAACTGACATAATTTCTCTTGCTTTACACTGGTACCAATCTGATCAGCTTGGTAGTGGTTAAAATAAGCGCGATCATTTATAGGAAAAGTGTGAGTTATGACCAAAAAAATCAGACTGCGATTTCGTGAGGAACAATACAACGTGAACACTGTGTACACTGACTAATACATCAACTGCCTTCTCCACAGGTCATCAAAGAAAAGTCGCATTTGAATGAGATGGGAACAAAAGTGAAGAAGCCACCAGATTCAACAggttagaatatttttttttctggtcagctTCTAGTTCCTAAGGGTACAACTGCATGGAAGTAGCCATTACTCTCCTGAGCAGCTCCACTGAAGTTGGTTGGGTTAAATGTGTGCTCCTCAGCATGCGTGAGAATTGCCCGGGCAACATCAACCTACTTTTCACGTGCCTGTGCATATGGTGGCAAACTGCTCAAAGTGAAGAGTTTATTAAACTTGACTTGGCTGACCATAAATTTGAGTGAGAAAAATGGTTTCCAGTGCTGTGTCTGAAACGAGGAGTTTGTGCACCCTGATATCCTGGTTTTAAAGAAGTAGTCTGTTCTTGCTTAGGAGAGATCTACACTGACCTCGAACGTgggagaggaaagcaaatgtctaGTTCAAAATGCAACAGAAGTTGTGCTAAGTGTGCGACCCTGCTTTAATATTGTTGCTGACTATCAGAGAATTACTGACAGGTCCTTTGCTAATCTGTTTACTTACAGAGGGGGCCATCCAGAAGAGCCAGTTCTGCTCTCAGGAAGAGGTCGAAAAGCTCaacaaggaaaatgctgagaggGAAAGTTCTGTTCTGCTTCAGACGGATCCTCCCAGATTTCATACTGAAGGgccagaggagaaaggaggaaattTGGCTTCTGAAAGCTATTACAAATACAGGAGAAGCTCTGTTCAGAAATCCTTCCctacagaaaagcagcaagaaggtGCTGTTGATGATACTTGTCAAAGGATAACTGGGCAGGAGATAGAGAGTGAGTGCCCAGCAgatgaggagaggaaggaggaacaTCAGGTGTCTGGAGGTGCAAGacaagagaagaagaagaatgaAAGGGAGGGAAATGCTGATAAGAGTGAGAAAGAAGTTGAGGAACCACCAGCTCCTTCCCAAAAGGAAGATGAGGCAGGCCAAAGCCATGATCAAGAGGCACCAGAGGGAAGGTAAGGTCTGAAGCTCAGGCTGCACGTGCTTAAGAGACTCATGCCTTAGAAGAATGTGTAGTTCAAGTGGCTGGTATAAATATTGGTCAACATCCAGCTCAATAAAAAAGTGTAAAATGAGTTTATCTCTTTGATCTGAGCTCTAAGCTGAAATGATACCCTTAAAAATGGCAGGCAAACAATCTACCATAGCCAGTACTAGCAGTGTGCTTTGGTTGTTGGGTAGGGAAATAGGTTAGGAACATGGGAATTGCGTTAG
This region includes:
- the MYLK4 gene encoding myosin light chain kinase family member 4 isoform X1; translation: MTTSSRQSSSTSMVNNLARIFDPNALQNQGPDNGMEPPQILRVAGNDVSTSESFNIMDMKFASLEQKIDKLFTLQDNVLKKLNSVSQDVCCIEKDMEIVKAETSEPGSRMERNKDLRSSEMKRLCLKMEKSLSDINRNAERQVKRLDGLEQSVSGIQKLVGSLVEKVKTLVIHNSSVKHHVQKRKLCKAGVYTKEAGHLFRMHVFSEATAEALLKKKSDKVIKEKSHLNEMGTKVKKPPDSTEGAIQKSQFCSQEEVEKLNKENAERESSVLLQTDPPRFHTEGPEEKGGNLASESYYKYRRSSVQKSFPTEKQQEGAVDDTCQRITGQEIESECPADEERKEEHQVSGGARQEKKKNEREGNADKSEKEVEEPPAPSQKEDEAGQSHDQEAPEGRCKGCEKDDSLTPPAPFDHRIVSAKRVGISSYYNVSENEILGGGRFGQVHKCEEKATGLKLAAKIIKAKGPKQKDEVKNEINVMNQLNHVNLIQLYDAFESKNDIVLVMEYVEGGELFDRIIDENCNLTEMDTILFIKQICEGIQYMHQMYILHLDLKPENILCVNRAANQIKIIDFGLARRYKPREKLRINFGTPEFLAPEVVNYEFVSFPTDMWSVGVIAYMLLSGLSPFLGDDDNETLNNILSCSWDFEDEEFRGVSDQAKDFISKLLIKEKCWRISATAALKHPWLSDHKLHCRLQKAKGVSQAPPAQ